A stretch of Thermococcus bergensis DNA encodes these proteins:
- a CDS encoding transcriptional regulator — translation MGDVYDKLEGLLRTLGFKKNELRIYRLLLEKKAPMRITEIKEELGISERSVREHVLNLYKRGVLKRELIQRGWLGYVYSAVSPSELLAKLKENVVKKINEIEKELKNDNI, via the coding sequence ATGGGGGACGTGTACGATAAGCTTGAGGGCCTCTTGAGAACATTGGGGTTCAAGAAAAACGAACTTAGAATATACCGCTTGCTCTTGGAAAAGAAAGCCCCTATGAGGATAACTGAAATAAAAGAAGAGCTTGGAATAAGCGAGAGAAGTGTTAGGGAACACGTCCTCAACCTGTACAAGAGGGGAGTTCTCAAGAGGGAGCTCATTCAAAGAGGCTGGCTTGGCTATGTTTATTCTGCAGTCTCACCTTCTGAGCTTCTGGCAAAACTTAAGGAAAATGTTGTCAAAAAGATAAATGAAATTGAGAAAGAACTAAAAAACGATAATATCTAA
- a CDS encoding metallophosphoesterase, whose protein sequence is MENFLYEELSLELKTSSGRTLVLADPHIAFELSRGLRIRTKFEKSLAEFIKEKDPDLVIILGDIKEPLGMSRFVKKLLMEFFSEIAEYSIVITKGNHDGKIEEVTKEFRNVNVVSHFLLDDMLFLHGHQNLPEVEFEKAFLGHIHPALSLRIGGNIRKVKCFFKVEDFLILPTVNPYIEGFDVREGIKMIPFLKESSSGEAFLGDGTYIGKVELNRKA, encoded by the coding sequence ATGGAAAATTTTCTTTACGAGGAGCTTTCCCTTGAACTTAAAACATCTTCCGGAAGAACCCTCGTTCTTGCAGATCCCCACATAGCTTTTGAACTTTCGAGGGGGTTAAGGATAAGAACAAAATTCGAAAAAAGTCTTGCGGAGTTTATAAAAGAGAAAGATCCAGATCTGGTGATTATCTTAGGTGACATAAAAGAACCCCTCGGAATGAGTAGATTTGTCAAAAAGCTCCTTATGGAATTCTTTTCTGAGATTGCAGAGTACAGCATTGTCATAACAAAGGGAAACCACGATGGGAAAATAGAAGAAGTCACAAAGGAATTCAGAAATGTAAATGTCGTCAGTCATTTTCTCCTCGATGATATGCTTTTCCTCCATGGACACCAGAACCTTCCGGAAGTTGAGTTTGAGAAAGCTTTTCTAGGACACATCCATCCTGCACTCAGCTTGAGGATTGGAGGAAACATTAGAAAAGTAAAATGCTTCTTTAAAGTTGAAGATTTTCTAATTTTGCCCACGGTAAATCCCTACATAGAAGGGTTCGACGTGAGAGAGGGGATAAAAATGATCCCATTTTTGAAAGAGTCTTCATCAGGAGAGGCTTTTCTTGGAGACGGAACCTATATTGGCAAAGTTGAGCTAAACCGTAAGGCTTAA
- a CDS encoding DUF4910 domain-containing protein, with product MREFLEEAEVFNAENVLEYISEIAKFHRIQGSKELVEAAKYILEELRVNGIKAGLFEDVYDGERWHLTLVSPIAWDLIHGEVEIVGKRITTSKTPLLVMAHSPPGKAEGEVVAIEREEDWENAKGKIVMVGEKWHENYKKANEKGALAFIAYRKGTGKAFPYIGLFLAKNDLEWAKIPAVALSDELANTVIGKLKKCEKVTAKIKVETLISDSQALPIVYATVGKPPYVLFVAHICHPRPGANDNASGAAMLIELAKVLNNLYNDSFRFGFAFLWIPEHYGTQAFIEKYTKLDDYYVAINLDMVGGSEDRANSTIMIIRTPLSRFSIVSGILEYYLNLANSGGESFGGSPLPKLKIRSYPYELGSDHDVFNFFGIPSVMPITWPDRFYHSSEDSVEKISKESLEIIGKAVLATALALAKAKKEELERFARGFTMKYLGELSIERDLEVAEKLVMLGLSRDSEFLGLNIGHKFTFEPWLKWNKKGIIYPRSVKQIDEKKGEELGKILEDRKMGVLLHELLMLGEIMPKEEAFKALEEEYGKFEKEKLEKAVGILRSLDIIVF from the coding sequence ATGAGAGAATTTTTGGAAGAAGCCGAAGTCTTTAATGCGGAAAATGTTCTGGAGTACATTTCTGAAATTGCTAAGTTCCACAGGATACAGGGCTCTAAAGAGCTTGTTGAAGCGGCTAAATATATACTAGAAGAGCTTAGGGTGAACGGCATAAAAGCAGGGCTCTTTGAGGATGTTTACGACGGAGAAAGGTGGCATTTAACGTTGGTTTCCCCTATTGCGTGGGATCTTATACATGGGGAAGTTGAGATTGTGGGGAAGAGAATAACAACCTCCAAGACGCCCCTTCTCGTAATGGCACATTCTCCACCTGGAAAAGCCGAGGGGGAAGTTGTTGCAATAGAGAGGGAAGAAGACTGGGAAAACGCAAAGGGCAAGATTGTCATGGTGGGCGAGAAGTGGCATGAAAACTACAAAAAAGCAAATGAAAAAGGGGCCCTTGCGTTTATAGCCTACAGAAAAGGAACAGGCAAAGCATTTCCTTACATTGGGCTGTTTTTAGCCAAGAACGACTTGGAATGGGCAAAAATCCCTGCAGTTGCCCTAAGCGATGAGCTTGCAAACACCGTTATAGGGAAACTAAAGAAATGTGAAAAAGTAACGGCAAAAATCAAGGTTGAAACGCTAATTTCAGACAGCCAGGCACTTCCGATTGTTTATGCGACGGTGGGGAAACCTCCCTATGTTCTTTTTGTAGCCCATATATGCCACCCTAGACCGGGTGCAAATGACAACGCAAGCGGAGCAGCGATGCTGATTGAGCTGGCTAAGGTGCTCAATAATCTCTACAACGATTCGTTCCGCTTTGGCTTCGCTTTTCTTTGGATTCCGGAGCATTATGGAACGCAGGCGTTTATAGAGAAATATACAAAGCTCGATGATTACTACGTGGCAATAAACCTTGACATGGTTGGGGGAAGTGAAGACAGAGCCAACTCAACGATAATGATAATTAGAACTCCGTTATCGAGGTTTTCAATTGTTTCTGGGATTCTGGAGTACTACCTCAACCTTGCAAACTCTGGTGGAGAGAGCTTTGGAGGGAGTCCCCTGCCAAAATTGAAGATCAGAAGCTATCCCTACGAGCTCGGAAGCGATCATGATGTGTTCAACTTCTTTGGGATTCCAAGCGTGATGCCCATAACTTGGCCTGACAGGTTCTATCACTCAAGTGAGGACAGTGTAGAGAAAATCAGCAAAGAAAGCCTTGAAATAATAGGAAAAGCGGTACTTGCTACTGCTTTAGCCCTAGCAAAAGCAAAGAAAGAAGAGCTTGAGAGATTCGCCAGAGGTTTTACAATGAAGTACCTTGGAGAGCTTAGCATTGAGAGAGACCTTGAAGTGGCTGAAAAGCTCGTGATGCTTGGACTATCGAGGGATTCTGAGTTCTTGGGGCTAAACATAGGGCACAAATTTACCTTTGAGCCCTGGCTGAAGTGGAATAAAAAAGGCATTATTTATCCAAGATCGGTAAAGCAGATTGACGAAAAGAAGGGGGAGGAGCTGGGAAAAATATTGGAAGATAGGAAAATGGGTGTTTTGCTCCATGAGCTATTAATGCTGGGGGAGATAATGCCAAAAGAAGAGGCATTCAAAGCTCTGGAAGAGGAGTACGGGAAGTTCGAGAAAGAAAAGCTTGAGAAAGCGGTTGGGATATTAAGGTCTTTAGATATTATCGTTTTTTAG
- a CDS encoding glycosyltransferase, with the protein MISIVIPTYNERENLEELFERIARALEGKEFEIIVVDDNSPDRTWEKAEELAKKYPVHVIRRINERGLSSAVIRGFKEARGEIIVVMDADLQHPPEVIPKLVEAVEKGADIAIASRYVKGGKVENWYWWRKLISKGAIMIGRVALPKIRGVKDPVSGFFALKREVVEGVELNPVGFKILLEVLIKGKYKKVVEVPFTFGLRNFGESKLSNKQILNYLRHLYRLMKWEGEIDRLVKFSIVGLTGVAVNEGALLGFVEFLGWDKRLAVIPATELSILNNFLWNDLWTFRDLKRKPLYLRLFNFHLAALTGALVQWAIYLALLYVGVHYLIANLIGIGFSFIVRFFVNRNLTWA; encoded by the coding sequence ATGATATCCATAGTAATACCCACATATAATGAGAGAGAAAACCTGGAGGAGCTGTTTGAACGGATAGCGAGGGCTTTAGAGGGAAAAGAGTTTGAAATAATAGTTGTAGATGATAACTCCCCAGATAGAACATGGGAAAAAGCAGAGGAACTGGCGAAAAAATATCCTGTGCATGTTATACGGAGGATAAATGAGCGAGGTCTTTCTTCCGCTGTTATCAGAGGCTTTAAGGAAGCTAGGGGGGAGATTATTGTTGTTATGGATGCTGATTTGCAGCACCCTCCAGAGGTTATCCCCAAGTTAGTTGAAGCGGTTGAGAAAGGGGCGGACATAGCTATAGCGAGCAGATATGTGAAGGGAGGAAAGGTCGAGAACTGGTACTGGTGGAGAAAGCTCATTTCAAAAGGTGCTATAATGATAGGCAGAGTTGCCTTACCAAAGATTAGAGGGGTCAAAGACCCCGTAAGTGGGTTTTTTGCCCTTAAAAGGGAGGTTGTAGAAGGGGTTGAGCTCAACCCAGTGGGCTTTAAAATACTCCTTGAAGTGCTCATAAAAGGAAAGTACAAGAAAGTCGTTGAGGTGCCGTTTACGTTTGGATTAAGGAATTTTGGAGAAAGCAAGCTGAGCAACAAGCAAATACTAAACTATCTGCGTCACCTCTACAGGCTCATGAAATGGGAAGGTGAGATAGATAGACTTGTCAAATTCTCCATAGTTGGTTTGACCGGTGTCGCTGTAAACGAAGGTGCTCTTCTCGGCTTTGTGGAGTTTTTGGGATGGGATAAAAGACTGGCTGTTATACCAGCTACGGAGCTTTCGATACTCAACAACTTTCTGTGGAACGACCTTTGGACGTTTAGAGACCTGAAGAGAAAACCACTCTATCTAAGACTTTTTAACTTCCACCTTGCAGCGCTAACGGGGGCTCTGGTTCAGTGGGCAATCTATCTGGCTCTGTTGTATGTGGGAGTTCACTATTTGATAGCAAATTTAATTGGAATAGGATTTTCATTTATTGTAAGATTCTTCGTCAATCGGAACCTCACATGGGCATGA
- a CDS encoding RNA-guided endonuclease InsQ/TnpB family protein, with protein sequence MPSETIKLTAKFKLKTEPEGLEDLFTLYQEIVNFLLTHTFENNITSFYRLKKETYKTLRREHPELPSHYIHTACQMATSIYKSYRKRKRKGKANGKPTFKKKVIMLDDHLFKLDLDGGFVKLSTPSGRLKLEFYPAKYHEKFREWKIGQAWLVKNQMGIFLHVVFSREVEVREPKVIVGVDLNENNVTISLPNGEFIQIITHEREIRTGYFLKRRRIQKKIKTGKKRRELLEKYGERERNRLNDLYHKLANKIVELAEKYGGIALEDLTEIRNTIRYSAEMNGRLHRWGFRKLQSIIEYKAKLKGVSVVFVNPARTSSLCPICGGKLSPNGYRVLKCECGFEADRDVVGSWNIRLKALKMWGVSVPPESQPMKTGGWKPTRYEINTLHTLYG encoded by the coding sequence ATGCCAAGTGAGACTATTAAACTCACGGCAAAATTCAAACTCAAAACAGAACCCGAAGGGTTAGAAGACCTCTTCACCCTTTACCAAGAAATCGTGAACTTTTTACTCACCCACACTTTTGAAAACAACATTACAAGCTTCTACAGGTTGAAGAAAGAAACCTACAAGACCCTCCGGAGAGAACATCCAGAACTACCAAGCCATTACATTCACACGGCCTGTCAAATGGCCACCTCAATCTACAAGAGTTACAGGAAGAGGAAGAGAAAAGGAAAAGCTAATGGAAAACCAACCTTCAAGAAAAAAGTCATAATGCTGGACGACCACCTGTTCAAGCTCGACCTTGACGGTGGATTTGTCAAGCTCTCAACTCCAAGTGGAAGGCTGAAACTAGAGTTTTACCCTGCAAAATACCACGAGAAGTTTAGGGAGTGGAAAATAGGGCAAGCCTGGCTTGTTAAAAACCAGATGGGAATTTTCCTCCACGTGGTGTTCTCAAGAGAGGTTGAAGTTAGAGAGCCGAAAGTCATTGTCGGCGTGGACTTGAACGAGAACAACGTTACAATTAGCCTTCCAAACGGTGAATTCATTCAGATAATCACTCACGAGAGGGAGATTAGAACGGGCTACTTCTTGAAGAGAAGGAGAATCCAGAAGAAGATAAAAACTGGTAAAAAGAGGAGAGAGCTTTTGGAAAAGTATGGCGAAAGAGAAAGGAACAGACTAAATGACTTGTATCACAAGTTAGCAAACAAGATTGTTGAACTGGCGGAAAAGTATGGTGGTATTGCTCTTGAAGACTTAACGGAAATCAGGAACACAATAAGGTATTCGGCTGAAATGAACGGTCGCTTGCACAGGTGGGGTTTTAGGAAGCTTCAATCCATTATTGAGTATAAAGCCAAGTTGAAGGGTGTGAGTGTGGTTTTTGTTAATCCTGCTCGCACTTCATCCCTGTGCCCGATATGTGGGGGAAAGTTAAGCCCGAATGGGTATAGGGTTTTAAAATGCGAGTGTGGTTTTGAGGCTGATAGGGATGTTGTTGGGAGTTGGAATATTCGTTTGAAAGCCTTGAAGATGTGGGGAGTCTCCGTTCCCCCCGAAAGCCAGCCAATGAAGACGGGAGGCTGGAAGCCTACCCGTTATGAAATTAACACTTTACACACACTTTACGGGTAG
- a CDS encoding restriction endonuclease subunit S, which translates to MPLPPLEEQKKIAQIFMTIDNKIEAEMKIKEELEKFKHGTMDKLLTGKVRVKVGEESG; encoded by the coding sequence ATTCCACTCCCTCCATTAGAAGAACAAAAGAAAATAGCCCAGATTTTCATGACCATTGATAATAAGATTGAGGCTGAAATGAAGATAAAAGAAGAGCTTGAGAAATTCAAGCATGGTACGATGGACAAACTTCTCACTGGAAAGGTGAGGGTTAAGGTGGGTGAGGAAAGTGGATAA
- a CDS encoding signal peptidase I — translation MRVKYLVLLVLLLPVFLLLPYSGNLELLVVLSGSMQPLFNPGDVIVVERVNASSIAVGDVVAFRPPDAKDEKILVTHRVVEILVNESGRYFQTRGDNNEDVDPFLVPAENVVGKAIFSIPYLGYLTRHNHSRTARLLVYIFLIFIPGVMLIYGEIYYLMHYSPRIERMKEKDKRRRARTVDVVFFKRVLGIFLVIFTVTTVLFHPLLEEDNNGITNKGFLPVLVLRNDVPNYSYLSPGEIYGGNYEVAVNAALPVMWIVRAYEINPFIVKSLNVILSLLLTLIMFPLWVKEFPNVKNRRRRRHHGTLGI, via the coding sequence ATGAGGGTAAAATATCTTGTGTTGCTCGTCCTCCTTCTTCCAGTCTTCTTGTTGTTGCCCTATTCTGGAAATCTTGAGCTCCTAGTAGTTTTAAGCGGAAGCATGCAGCCTCTTTTCAACCCAGGCGATGTGATAGTTGTAGAGAGGGTGAACGCGAGTTCCATAGCTGTGGGTGACGTTGTGGCATTCCGTCCGCCAGATGCTAAGGACGAAAAGATCCTTGTCACACACCGAGTTGTGGAAATCCTTGTGAATGAGAGCGGAAGATATTTCCAGACGAGAGGAGACAACAATGAAGACGTCGACCCCTTCTTAGTACCTGCAGAGAATGTGGTTGGCAAAGCTATTTTTTCGATACCTTATCTTGGCTACCTTACGAGACACAACCACAGCAGGACAGCTAGACTTCTTGTTTACATATTCCTGATCTTTATTCCCGGGGTTATGCTGATATATGGGGAGATATACTACTTAATGCACTACTCTCCGCGGATAGAAAGGATGAAAGAGAAAGATAAGCGCCGGAGGGCGAGGACTGTGGATGTTGTATTCTTTAAACGAGTTCTTGGAATCTTTCTTGTTATTTTCACAGTCACCACGGTCCTTTTTCACCCTCTCTTGGAAGAAGACAATAATGGAATTACCAACAAAGGGTTCCTTCCGGTTCTGGTCCTCAGGAACGATGTTCCCAATTACTCTTATCTTTCTCCTGGAGAAATCTATGGGGGAAATTACGAAGTTGCGGTTAACGCAGCTCTCCCGGTAATGTGGATTGTCCGTGCCTACGAGATCAATCCTTTTATAGTTAAATCGCTAAATGTTATATTATCTTTGCTGTTAACTCTGATCATGTTTCCTCTCTGGGTAAAAGAGTTTCCGAACGTAAAAAATCGACGCAGGAGGCGACATCATGGAACTCTGGGAATATAA
- a CDS encoding GmrSD restriction endonuclease domain-containing protein, with translation MDKLDPKMENLLEILKQAEDGKLVLPQFQRDFVWSRQDIKDLLVSLLNGYFVGTFLFLRTESTNPPFKWRPIQGVSLPVDRDGNYIAEPEAMILDGQQRITSLHYVFYAPPKEVVTPKYTSKRYLFFLRLEELERGNVEDAVFSVVEDDARKYLDKNHQFEHKIVPFTELSNKEKWKDWLEGFVEYHVDKYIEENIGEEVSYKQGRELTQEYKRQLKAKSDLWEKYINNLLEFKVPVLYLPKIEPDNKQKLSEVCTIFEKMNSTGVKLSVFDLLTARLYKDDIDLHKIWQDTVDSFENIRKLSEDNPDLFKVLLLRALGLMRVLRDKDKDKGEKEISDVKNRSLINLSPIGFENDWWTMAEYFDKAIERVMSTNQDGFGAFLPKWVPYKPMLPVLATLLYYVEGTRELSPIEKSRAYTLIKQWYWSSVFTERYSSAVDSKSLSDTLELIKAFKKPEDTPSMIDEARARVTSLNLYTVSRSGSAIYRGIMNLIALNQARDFLKGDAIEFHNLEDHHIFPQAFLRRQGFGDKDKYKINTILNRTLISDETNRKISATSPKEYLKWIPGDLEKVLKPHFIDSECIDAMRENNYEKFLERRRELIINKVLELIGGGEEDVNS, from the coding sequence GTGGATAAGCTTGACCCAAAGATGGAGAATTTGCTTGAGATATTGAAACAGGCTGAAGATGGGAAATTAGTCCTTCCTCAGTTCCAAAGAGACTTTGTGTGGTCTAGGCAGGATATTAAAGACTTGTTGGTCTCACTCCTCAATGGTTACTTTGTGGGCACCTTCCTCTTCCTTAGAACAGAGTCAACCAACCCTCCATTCAAATGGAGACCAATTCAGGGTGTCAGTTTGCCAGTTGATAGAGATGGTAACTATATTGCAGAACCAGAGGCCATGATTCTTGATGGCCAGCAGAGGATAACATCACTTCACTATGTGTTCTATGCACCACCAAAAGAGGTTGTCACCCCAAAGTACACCAGCAAGAGATATCTCTTCTTCTTGAGGCTTGAAGAATTGGAAAGGGGTAATGTTGAAGATGCTGTGTTCAGTGTGGTTGAAGATGATGCCAGGAAGTACCTGGACAAAAACCATCAGTTTGAGCATAAAATAGTCCCATTCACAGAGCTCTCTAACAAAGAAAAGTGGAAAGATTGGCTAGAGGGGTTTGTAGAGTACCATGTTGACAAATATATAGAGGAAAACATTGGTGAAGAAGTTAGCTATAAACAGGGCAGAGAACTCACCCAAGAGTACAAGAGACAACTTAAGGCAAAGTCAGACCTCTGGGAGAAGTACATTAACAATCTCCTAGAGTTCAAGGTTCCAGTCTTATACTTGCCAAAAATTGAACCAGACAATAAACAGAAACTTAGTGAAGTCTGCACAATATTTGAGAAGATGAACAGCACTGGAGTCAAGTTATCAGTCTTTGACCTCTTGACTGCCAGACTGTATAAGGATGACATTGACCTTCACAAAATATGGCAGGACACTGTTGACTCATTTGAAAACATCAGAAAGTTGTCTGAGGACAACCCAGACCTCTTTAAGGTGTTGCTACTCAGGGCACTGGGCCTTATGAGGGTGCTTAGGGACAAGGATAAGGACAAGGGTGAGAAGGAGATTAGTGATGTCAAAAACAGGTCTTTAATTAATCTGTCACCAATTGGTTTTGAGAATGATTGGTGGACTATGGCAGAATACTTTGACAAGGCCATTGAAAGAGTCATGAGTACTAACCAAGATGGGTTTGGAGCATTCCTGCCAAAGTGGGTTCCTTACAAACCCATGCTCCCAGTTTTGGCAACACTCCTATATTATGTGGAGGGTACCAGAGAATTATCACCAATAGAAAAGAGCAGGGCTTACACACTGATAAAGCAGTGGTATTGGAGTTCAGTATTCACTGAGAGGTACAGCAGTGCTGTTGACTCAAAGTCCCTAAGTGACACCTTGGAGCTAATAAAAGCTTTCAAAAAGCCTGAAGATACCCCATCAATGATTGATGAGGCAAGGGCTAGGGTTACCTCACTAAACTTATACACAGTCTCAAGAAGTGGAAGTGCAATTTATAGAGGTATTATGAACTTAATTGCATTGAACCAGGCAAGGGACTTTCTCAAAGGTGATGCCATAGAATTCCATAATTTAGAAGACCACCATATATTCCCTCAGGCTTTCCTAAGGAGGCAGGGTTTTGGGGACAAGGACAAATACAAGATTAATACCATACTTAATAGAACACTGATTTCTGATGAAACCAACAGGAAGATTTCAGCAACATCACCAAAAGAGTACCTTAAGTGGATTCCTGGTGATTTGGAAAAAGTTCTCAAGCCCCACTTTATTGACTCTGAGTGTATTGATGCAATGAGAGAAAATAATTATGAGAAGTTCTTAGAGAGGAGGAGAGAACTTATTATAAACAAAGTGCTGGAACTCATTGGTGGGGGAGAAGAGGATGTCAACTCCTGA
- a CDS encoding IS982 family transposase (programmed frameshift), translating into MVVMNFQQEILIIKSEIYPIISKHYPKNTHREIISLYDLITFAILAHLHFNGVYKHAYRVLIEEMKLFPKIRYNKLTERLNRHEKLLLLAQEELFKKHAREYVRILDSKPIQTKELARKNRKDKEGSSEVISEKPAVGFVPSKKKFYYGYKLTCYSDGNLLALLSVDPANKHDVSVVREKFWVIVEEFSGCFLFLDKGYVSRELQEEFLKFGVVYTPVKRENQVSNLEEKKFYKYLSDFRRRIETLFSKFSEFLLRPSRSVSLRGLAVRILGAILAVNLDRLYNFTGGGN; encoded by the exons GTGGTTGTTATGAACTTTCAGCAGGAAATCCTGATCATAAAATCCGAAATCTATCCGATAATCAGCAAACACTACCCGAAAAACACTCACAGGGAAATAATCAGCCTCTACGACCTAATAACCTTCGCAATACTAGCACACTTGCACTTTAACGGAGTTTACAAGCACGCTTACAGAGTCCTAATCGAAGAAATGAAGCTGTTCCCCAAAATCAGGTACAACAAACTAACAGAACGCTTGAACAGGCACGAAAAACTCCTGCTCCTAGCGCAGGAAGAATTATTCAAAAAACACGCCAGAGAATACGTTAGAATACTGGACTCAAAGCCCATTCAGACCAAGGAGTTGGCCAGAAAAAACAGGAAGGATAAGGAGGGTTCTTCAGAAGTCATCTCTGAAAAGCCCGCAGTTGGGTTTGTTCCCTCTA AAAAAAAGTTTTACTATGGGTACAAGCTGACCTGTTACTCTGATGGAAATTTGCTGGCTTTGCTGTCCGTTGATCCGGCGAATAAGCATGATGTGAGTGTTGTCAGGGAAAAGTTCTGGGTGATTGTTGAGGAGTTTTCTGGCTGTTTTCTGTTTTTGGATAAGGGTTACGTTAGTAGAGAACTTCAGGAGGAATTCCTGAAGTTTGGCGTTGTTTACACGCCGGTGAAGCGGGAGAATCAGGTTAGTAATCTGGAGGAGAAGAAGTTTTACAAGTACTTGTCTGACTTTCGCAGGAGGATTGAGACTTTGTTTTCGAAGTTTTCTGAGTTTCTTCTGAGGCCGAGCAGGAGTGTTAGTTTGAGGGGGTTAGCTGTCAGGATTTTAGGGGCGATTCTGGCCGTGAATCTGGACAGATTATACAACTTCACAGGTGGTGGGAACTAG
- a CDS encoding RAD55 family ATPase: MEDISSGFYRRISTGVKGLDDLIGGGLIPGRVYVVTGPPGSGKTTLGIQFLVEGAKNWEKGVYISLVDDPKTIIQDMFHYKFNLLSFIRSKKIVIYDLSSTITAGDKKPSWGEILDEIKMIIVNENAKRVVIDSFTPLELMVRDPENKRRELVRLIKLLSLMGITAFVITEMMESDKYTDDYYVASGVIVMHHFMRNFQMVRGIQILKMRGTAHDSNMKKVRFTENGIEVYNEAPW, from the coding sequence ATGGAAGACATCTCAAGCGGATTCTACAGACGAATTTCTACAGGAGTGAAAGGGCTCGACGACCTTATCGGAGGAGGATTGATTCCGGGAAGAGTCTATGTTGTTACAGGCCCACCCGGGAGCGGTAAAACCACTCTCGGAATCCAGTTTCTTGTTGAAGGTGCAAAAAACTGGGAAAAGGGAGTTTATATATCTCTTGTTGACGACCCAAAGACGATAATCCAGGATATGTTTCATTATAAGTTTAATTTGCTTTCTTTCATTAGAAGCAAAAAAATAGTGATATACGACCTTAGCTCTACCATTACAGCGGGAGACAAAAAGCCTAGCTGGGGAGAAATCCTTGACGAAATAAAGATGATCATTGTTAATGAAAATGCAAAGAGAGTTGTCATAGATTCCTTCACTCCCTTGGAGCTTATGGTCAGGGATCCGGAGAACAAAAGAAGGGAACTGGTTAGGCTGATAAAACTTCTTTCTCTTATGGGTATAACGGCATTCGTGATAACAGAAATGATGGAGTCCGATAAATATACGGACGACTACTATGTAGCGAGTGGAGTAATAGTGATGCACCACTTTATGAGGAATTTCCAGATGGTCAGGGGGATTCAGATATTGAAAATGAGAGGAACTGCACATGATAGCAATATGAAAAAAGTGAGATTCACTGAAAATGGGATAGAAGTGTATAATGAAGCCCCCTGGTGA
- a CDS encoding nitrilase, which translates to MKVGFVQMEPKLLDLNANLSKAEKLIGEAAKQGAKLIVLPELFDTGYNFETKEEVAEIAQQIPDGETTQFLVEQAREHEVFTVAGTAEKDERGKLYNSAVIVGPIGWGYIGKYRKIHLFYREKLFFEPGNLGFHVFNIGIAKVGIMICFDWFFPESMRTLALKGADIVAHPANLVLPYAPRAMPIRSLENRVFSITANRIGEERGLKFIGMSQINSPKAEILLRASEDKEEVGIVEINVEDARNKKLNEFNDIFKDRRPEHYVL; encoded by the coding sequence ATGAAAGTTGGGTTTGTTCAGATGGAACCAAAGCTTTTGGATCTTAATGCCAACCTCAGCAAAGCTGAGAAATTAATTGGAGAGGCTGCAAAGCAAGGTGCAAAGCTCATTGTTCTTCCAGAGCTTTTTGACACGGGCTACAATTTTGAGACAAAAGAGGAAGTGGCAGAGATAGCTCAGCAGATTCCAGATGGTGAGACAACTCAATTTCTTGTCGAGCAGGCGAGAGAGCATGAAGTATTCACAGTGGCTGGAACCGCTGAGAAGGATGAGAGGGGGAAACTTTACAACTCCGCTGTCATTGTAGGGCCAATAGGATGGGGCTACATTGGAAAATACCGCAAGATTCACCTTTTCTACAGGGAAAAACTTTTCTTCGAGCCGGGAAACCTTGGCTTTCATGTCTTCAACATAGGCATTGCAAAGGTCGGGATTATGATATGCTTTGACTGGTTTTTCCCAGAGTCGATGAGAACACTCGCCCTTAAGGGAGCAGATATCGTTGCACATCCGGCCAATCTGGTTCTCCCCTATGCTCCGAGGGCAATGCCAATAAGGAGCCTTGAGAACAGGGTGTTTAGCATAACAGCGAACAGAATTGGGGAGGAGAGGGGGCTAAAGTTCATAGGCATGAGCCAGATAAACTCACCAAAGGCTGAAATCCTGCTCAGGGCAAGCGAAGATAAGGAGGAAGTTGGAATTGTGGAAATAAACGTGGAAGACGCAAGGAACAAGAAACTCAATGAATTTAACGACATATTCAAGGATAGGAGACCGGAACACTATGTCCTGTAA